In the Topomyia yanbarensis strain Yona2022 chromosome 3, ASM3024719v1, whole genome shotgun sequence genome, one interval contains:
- the LOC131692563 gene encoding AP-3 complex subunit sigma-2 translates to MIKAILVFNNHGKPRLSKFYQYFNEDMQQQIIKETFQLVSKRDDNVCNFLEGGSLIGGSDYKLIYRHYATLYFVFCVDSSESELGILDLIQVFVETLDKCFENVCELDLIFHADAVHHILSELVMGGMVLQTNMSDILARIEEQNKLQKQEAGLSAAPARAVSAVKSMNLPQQIKDIKLPDLPQAIKDLKF, encoded by the exons ATGATAAAAGCAATTCTAGTATTCAACAACCATGGAAAGCCACGATTATCTaaattttaccaatatttt AACGAGGACATGCAACAGCAGATAATAAAGGAAACATTCCAGTTAGTATCTAAACGGGACGACAATGTATGCAATTTTCTCGAGGGAGGAAG TCTGATTGGTGGTTCAGATTACAAGCTTATCTACAGGCACTACGCAACGCTGTACTTTGTCTTTTGTGTAGATTCATCCGAGAGCGAACTGGGCATCCTGGATCTGATACAGGTGTTTGTCGAAACGTTGGATAAATGCTTCGAGAACGTCTGTGAGTTAGATTTGATCTTTCATGCCGATGCCGTTCATCATATTCTATCCGAGTTGGTTATGGGCGGAATGGTACTTCAGACAAACATGTCGGATATTCTAGCCCGTATTGAGGAGCAAAATAAACTGCAGAAACAGGAGGCAGGCCTGTCGGCCGCTCCGGCGAGGGCGGTCAGTGCCGTCAAAAGCATGAATCTTCCCCAGCAAATAAAGGACATTAAATTACCCGATCTTCCGCAGGCTATTAAG GACCTGAAATTCTGA
- the LOC131692562 gene encoding cyclin-dependent kinase 4 yields the protein MAPTKQHQSHQAVSTMFQLSTNYEELNKIGTGAYGTVYKARDLSNEGNIVALKKVRVALTEDGVPMSTLREIALLKQLDAFQHPNVVKLLDVCHGPRLEREGQLVLFLVFEHLEQDLDDYIKRLPPGGMPRMTIQRLSRELLTGVDFLHSHRIIHRDLKPQNLLVSAQGRLKLADFGLAKTYDFEMKLTTVVVTLWYRAPEVLLGEPYHSSVDIWSSGCILAEMFQRVALFPGTSEGNQLEKIFELTGRPSESQWPRGISVARENFRPTIPREPRELCPKLCDFSNDLLKKMLAFNPRERPSAFQCLQHAYFTQEPM from the exons ATGGCACCAACAAAGCAGCATCAATCCCACCAAGCCGTCAGCACAATGTTTCAACTAAGTACAAATTACGAAGAACTCAATAAGATTGGAACAG GCGCTTACGGTACAGTCTACAAAGCACGTGATCTCAGCAATGAAGGTAACATTGTGGCTCTAAAAAAGGTACGAGTGGCCTTGACTGAGGATGGTGTTCCCATGTCTACGCTGAGGGAGATTGCCTTGCTGAAACAATTGGACGCATTCCAGCATCCGAATGTTGTAAA GTTATTGGATGTTTGTCACGGACCGCGCCTGGAACGAGAAGGTCAACTAGTTTTGTTTCTCGTCTTCGAACATCTTGAGCAAGATTTGGATGACTATATTAAGCGGCTTCCGCCGGGGGGAATGCCTCGGATGACAATTCAG CGACTTTCTCGAGAGCTGCTCACCGGCGTCGACTTTCTTCACTCACACAGAATCATCCACCGAGATTTGAAGCCGCAGAATCTCCTCGTGTCCGCTCAAGGTAGACTGAAGCTGGCCGATTTCGGCCTCGCCAAGACGTACGATTTCGAAATGAAACTCACAACGGTGGTCGTTACGCTGTGGTATCGAGCACCGGAAGTTCTGCTCGGGGAACCTTATCACAGTTCGGTCGACATCTGGAGTTCTGGTTGCATACTGGCGGAAATGTTTCAACGTGTGGCCCTGTTTCCGGGCACATCCGAGGGGAATCAGCTTGAGAAGATTTTTGA ATTAACCGGGCGCCCTTCGGAAAGTCAATGGCCACGGGGAATATCGGTGGCGCGGGAAAATTTCAGACCGACAATACCTCGAGAACCACGCGAGCTATGTCCCAAACTTTGCGACTTCTCGAATGACCTGCTCAAAAAAATGCTTGCATTTAATCCAAGAGAGCGACCTTCTGCCTTCCAATGCCTTCAGCATGCATATTTCACCCAAGAGCCGATGTAG